A single genomic interval of Clostridia bacterium harbors:
- the trxA gene encoding thioredoxin: MRRRKMSEVIHLTKENFQQVVSNSDKPVLVDFWASWCGPCRMLAPVLEDVAQSLNDQAVIAKVNVDEERELAESFKIMSIPTMYIFKDSKVIDRMIGYTSKENIINTLNKYI; this comes from the coding sequence AAAATGTCAGAAGTAATTCACCTAACAAAAGAAAACTTTCAACAAGTCGTTAGTAACAGCGACAAACCTGTTTTGGTTGATTTTTGGGCAAGCTGGTGCGGTCCATGCAGAATGTTAGCGCCTGTATTAGAAGATGTCGCACAAAGCTTAAATGACCAGGCAGTAATCGCTAAAGTCAATGTAGATGAAGAAAGAGAATTGGCAGAATCTTTTAAAATTATGTCTATACCTACTATGTATATATTTAAAGATAGTAAAGTTATAGATCGTATGATTGGTTATACTAGTAAAGAGAATATAATCAATACATTAAATAAATATATTTA